The window TAGGACACAATGTATATGCCTTTATGGTTTAATAAAGTACAGCAAGTAATTTAAAACTAAGATATTATGTTTCGCCAGGCACCTGACAGTCCTAGTTTTACTTTCGATTTTCATGTAGCCTAgcctctttctttcctttttttttttttttcagtcaaggAAATTGTTCAGTGGACTCATCCagcatttcacaattttattacatttataacttTACAGAAGAAAGACAAGCCATAGCcgaattaaaatgcaaaaaaaaaaaaaaaaaaaagaaaaagaaaaaagaaaaaaagaaaattaaaatggaaaaaacaacaacatatttttagGAGTATCCTCCTTTTCAAGAACAGTTACAAAACATGGATTTGTCTCTTTAAAAGTTTATTGTCTTTTCGACGAGGTTTTGAGGTCAGGCTGATTCCGACAAGGACTTTTATGTTTGGAAACCTCCGGGTAGACGCAAGACCATGAATAGAGTCGAGCGATCCTTAATTTGGTGATCTAAAAATGTATCGTTGTCTTCTAGTTGTTTGTCGGTGTACAGTAGCCTCAGGGACGATGGATCATCTCCTATGGGGCAGATAAGAGAAggttaaaaatatgcaaaacccATTTAATCATGATCACAATACATGATTACAGTGACATGACAAATACTAATTCATAATacgatttttttaatgtgcgtTTATTATTCCCTTCTCTCCACAGAGctgatttatttagttcatttcacCAGGATTAAATTGGTGTTTTCGATCTCACCTGCTTGACCCGGCAATTTTTCAGCAACTTTCTTTTTGAATTGCAAAACAGTGGTTTTGTTGAACGCGTCCTCCGAGGTCGCGACGTCAATGGTTTTTTTCTCCCCCTTTATTCCAACCACCATGATCTGGTAAATCTTTCCCATTTCAGCAGATCGAACAGAAGCAGGTTAAGCTAAATAAATTTACAGCAAAACTGCGCATAGGCTATGAACACGTTTTCACTTTCTGTTTTACCGATGACGCACTCAATGATAATATAGCCTATATTAtcatgaagaaaaataattatgtaataatgtaatggttttactggtTATAATATGCATGGACTGATAGCCTAACTGACACCATCTGTTAGGTGGCCTGTTAAAATCAATAATTCGTAATGCAGtatcccaattttttttaatgtttaaagttCATCCTcctatttgtatttgtgtgtgtgtgtgtgtgtgtgtgtgtgtgtgtgtgtgtgtgtgatg is drawn from Puntigrus tetrazona isolate hp1 chromosome 7, ASM1883169v1, whole genome shotgun sequence and contains these coding sequences:
- the LOC122348718 gene encoding ubiquitin-like; this translates as MGKIYQIMVVGIKGEKKTIDVATSEDAFNKTTVLQFKKKVAEKLPGQAGDDPSSLRLLYTDKQLEDNDTFLDHQIKDRSTLFMVLRLPGGFQT